The DNA sequence CACCGGGATCATCCCTGCGTTCAGTGCCCAGCGTGCGAAATGACTTGCCATCTGTCGCTCCGTGAAAATGGTCGAAAAATCCCCGCGGAATTGTAAAAATGTTCTTAGGAAATATCACGTGGCTTTAACCTCATGACGTATATTTAGGATTAATATTAACGTCGTGTAGATCAATCCTTTGCGTTGCTAATTGCCTGAAGAAGGGCATCGAACGAGATTAGCTCCGCCACGGCGGCCCCATTCAGCGCGATACCAAACTGCTGTTCTACTTCCAGCGCAATAGCGATTTGTGTCATTGAATCCCAGCCGGAGAGGGTATTGATGCGCAGCAGATTATCTGGCTTGCCTACTGAATCCGGCAGCAGTTGATTGAACATAGTCCGCAGCCTGGTGCGCAACTCCTCCAGTGGCGCAGATGAAAACGATGCTGCTACTTGCTCTGGTTTCGCTGTCGGAATGCTGTTGTTGCTGACCGTTTGTGGCGCCTCGTCAGCGGTGAAGCGGGTTAATCCTTCACTGCTTAGGGTATAGCGAGTATGAAGCGGTTGCTCTCCCAGTCCCAGCGCCACCAGCTGCTCAGCCACTTCTTCTGGTTCCATTGCCGTGCCGCTAAGCGCCTGCTGCCCTTCTGAAAAAGCGCTGTTTGTCTTGTCGCAAAGCACGGTGGTGGTCTCTACGCCATTGCTGCGATGTTGCAGATCAACCTGGTTCAGATACCAGTCCGAAAGCGTTTTTGCTGCCGCATAATCGGTGAAAGACCCGGACACTTTAAGTTGGGCAACCGATCCCACATTTATGATACGGCCGCTCTGCATCGCCAGCATATGCGGCAGAGCCGCAGCGGTAAGAGAATGCAGCGCCAGATAGTTAGTTGCTATCAATGTTGTCAGCGTTGCCTTAGTCGCCGCGCTGGCCGCGTGAACGATCAGCGTGGGCTGGTGCTCCCGGACAGCGTGACTTAATTGCTCGCGACCCGCTTCTGTCGCTAAATCAGCAACGATACCAGCCGTATTGCTACGTCGAGCGTGACGTAATACCTGCCATCCGGCACTTTCCAGTCGGGCTGCACAGGCTGCGCCGATCGCGCCTTCTGCCCCCGTTACCAGCGCAACGCGAGCCG is a window from the Pantoea sp. CCBC3-3-1 genome containing:
- a CDS encoding SDR family NAD(P)-dependent oxidoreductase, whose translation is MKFSQFAVGQYVAFTRAFSSEDYEKFRAVSADNNPLHWDVDYAREAGFSQPILPLGLSISPFSAIAGKALPGIPSLILSSSWNAHSHVDYDQNLTWSARVSHILTEKRVLQLDLRVYDGERRLISGKMSVQARVEEWNIPDDIAAEFRVREPARVALVTGAEGAIGAACAARLESAGWQVLRHARRSNTAGIVADLATEAGREQLSHAVREHQPTLIVHAASAATKATLTTLIATNYLALHSLTAAALPHMLAMQSGRIINVGSVAQLKVSGSFTDYAAAKTLSDWYLNQVDLQHRSNGVETTTVLCDKTNSAFSEGQQALSGTAMEPEEVAEQLVALGLGEQPLHTRYTLSSEGLTRFTADEAPQTVSNNSIPTAKPEQVAASFSSAPLEELRTRLRTMFNQLLPDSVGKPDNLLRINTLSGWDSMTQIAIALEVEQQFGIALNGAAVAELISFDALLQAISNAKD